Within Bacillus sp. FJAT-45350, the genomic segment CATCAGTTCCCTCCTATTTAGTAAACTTAGTTTCTTTACATGTTTATGTAGGAAGGGGACATTCCATTAATTATAATTTAAATGTATTATTAAATATTTTAATATTCACTATGAATAAATAAACACCCACTTTTCATTAACTAAATGCAGTACTCTAATAACTATAAAATCGACTAATAAAATAATGGCATAAACAATAACTGCATCGAAATATGAGCAAACATATGAGATAAAATTGCATATTCCAATCCTTTTTTCCAGTATAAGTAGCCAAAGACTAATCCGCCAATTGAATTTAATAATAGACCCCTAATAACGATTGTAGATGTTAACTCTCCGAAAATTAATTCCGTACCTGGTAAGTGACCAGCAGCAAAAAGTAATGAAGTTAACATAATCGCAAACCAATAAGAATTATCAGAGATTCGTTTCAAAATTTTCAGAATTATCCACACGATGAGCGACATTAAAAATAACCGCATTAAAATTTCCTCAAAAACACCGCCGTAAAAAACCCCCGCCAATAAACCTAATAGTGAAAACTCAGGTTTATTTTCTGCTAGTATGGGGATTTGATTTTGGAAATAAAATCGATCGGCACCTACAAAAATAAAGCCTAGTAATATACCACTTAAGATTGATAGATAAGTAGCTTTTTTATTAATGACGACTTTCTCCTTACTGAAAATCGCATCTAAAATGTGTAATGAAAACCCTGTTTTACGAGCTAATTTAATGCCGATAAAACTTAAAATGAAAGCTGCAATAAATAATTGTAATCCAACAACAATGGATACTAGACTTAGTGCCATTGGTAATGAATTGATAATTTCATCATATTGATGAGGAATTGTAGTTTCAAGGACATCCAATTGGTAAGGCAAGACTACAAATCCAGCTATAAAACAAATAGCAGCTAAAAATATTGAAATTTTTAAATCTAATTTTTTCACTTGATACCTCTTCTCTATTGTTTAACTCAATAAGGATTAAAAGACTTTTACTTCCTTCGTTAAATTAATTACAATTATTTCAAATATATATAATATTTACAATCATTTTCACACATGGCGTTGAAAAGCATTAGGTTGCATACCCAAATAACAAAAATATAGTAGAGAAAATCACAACATCCTGCATGAAATGAATAAACCATGCTGCGGCAAAGCCTTTAGTTTCATACATGCTTCTACACAGATACCATCCAAGAAGACCACTCATGAATACACCGACAATACCACTTGGAGCACCATAATAATGAGCAATTCCAAAGAATACCGCTGCTATGAGAACAACATAATTTTTCGGTAAAACCTCTTTAAGTGTTCCTAATATTGCACTTCTATAAATTACCCCTTCACAAAATGAATTTGCCAATGCTAATAAGATAATAACAGGAAAGATATTTAATAATTAATTCTCCTAAAATGATCGTAACAAGTATGATGGAAAATTTCAGAAAAGGTTTAAAGCCTTCTACAAAAAAACAAAATAAACATCCTTCGATTAGAAGGAAAAGCTGTACAAACGATAACCAAACAGGAACATACCCTAATGTTTCATTTAAAATAATTCTTGGTAATATCGAAACTATTAAAATAATAATAAGTGTGAATACAAACCTTTTGTTCAAATACCTTCCCCCATTAGATTTAAAATTTCACTTTTCCTCATTGCACATAAATTTT encodes:
- a CDS encoding CPBP family intramembrane glutamic endopeptidase; translation: MKKLDLKISIFLAAICFIAGFVVLPYQLDVLETTIPHQYDEIINSLPMALSLVSIVVGLQLFIAAFILSFIGIKLARKTGFSLHILDAIFSKEKVVINKKATYLSILSGILLGFIFVGADRFYFQNQIPILAENKPEFSLLGLLAGVFYGGVFEEILMRLFLMSLIVWIILKILKRISDNSYWFAIMLTSLLFAAGHLPGTELIFGELTSTIVIRGLLLNSIGGLVFGYLYWKKGLEYAILSHMFAHISMQLLFMPLFY
- a CDS encoding CPBP family intramembrane glutamic endopeptidase; protein product: MFPVIILLALANSFCEGVIYRSAILGTLKEVLPKNYVVLIAAVFFGIAHYYGAPSGIVGVFMSGLLGWYLCRSMYETKGFAAAWFIHFMQDVVIFSTIFLLFGYAT